CAAAGCACTTCTGAAGACCTGGCTCAATAAGTACAGCTGTTCCGGTAATAGTGGATTCCTGACGTTTGGCGATAAAACATGCATATTGAAGAGCAGCATCAGTGTAGCTTGAAAAATCCAAGGGTAATAAGATGTTACTAATCATGAAGGCCTCCTTTAAATTTTTAAATACTACTGTGATTTTATTTCGCAAGCAGCTGAAAAACTTCGACTGCGTATTTTGATCTAAATAGTCATTTTACTACATTCTTAGGCCTCCGTTGACACTGTAATCCTGACCTGTTATCCAATTGGCATCTTCAGAGGCAAGAAAAACAACCAATGCTGCTATCTCCACTGGCTCTCCAAGCCTCCCTAAAGGTACCGCAGATACATATTTGTCCTGAATACCCGAAAATTTAGCCATAGCCTTAGCAAGTGCCGGCGTATTAACCGGTCCCGGAGAAATACAATTGACAGTAATGCCATCTGCGGCCAATTCCAGGGCAATGGCCCTTGTGAACCCTGCTACTGCCGCCTTGCATCCTGAATAAATTGAATGATAAGCAGTCCCGTGTTTGCCCGAATCCGATCCTATATTGATGATCCTGCCTTTTTTCTGCTCAAGCATTTTGGGGATAACAGCTTTGCAGCACA
The Pseudomonadota bacterium genome window above contains:
- a CDS encoding 3-oxoacyl-ACP reductase FabG; this encodes MRLKNKVAIITGAAGGIGLAIATMLSTEGASVVLTDVHKEGAEKGAEEINKSGGKALSIKVDVTSSNEVSEMVEKSIAKFGRVDILVNCHGPQADDYSFKRFHETDLVSWETETDILFIGTLLCCKAVIPKMLEQKKGRIINIGSDSGKHGTAYHSIYSGCKAAVAGFTRAIALELAADGITVNCISPGPVNTPALAKAMAKFSGIQDKYVSAVPLGRLGEPVEIAALVVFLASEDANWITGQDYSVNGGLRM